In the genome of Raphanus sativus cultivar WK10039 chromosome 4, ASM80110v3, whole genome shotgun sequence, one region contains:
- the LOC130511591 gene encoding ABC transporter A family member 12, with product MVRTYWLISYAYFLTISVLYVASLVIFGSVIGLKYFRLNTYSIQFVFYFIYLNLQIALSFLVSSIFSKVKTVTVVAYIIVYGSGLLGSFLFQKMLETQSFPEEWIVALELYPGFSLYRGLYEFSQYASRGSGMKWQDISDSGMGEVLCIMSIEWFLALIIAFYIDQVFSSGKHPFFFLNPSKKSSSIPSKPTVQRMDSKKVSIDMGKIDVSQEREKVQQLRNEGSAGHAILCDNLKKVYPGRDGNPPKMAVRGLYLDVPSGECFGMLGPNGAGKTSFISMMTGLLKPSSGTALVQGLDICKDMNKVYTSMGVCPQHDLLWETLTGREHLLFYGRLKNFKGSALTHAVEESLKSVSLFDGGVGDKPAGNYSGGMKRRLSVAISLIGNPKVVYLDEPSTGLDPASRKNLWDVIQRAKQNTAIILTTHSMEEAEFLCDRLGIFVDGALQCIGNSKELKSRYGGSYVFTMTTSSEHEEDVERLVSTVSPNAKKVYHLAGTQKFELPKNEVRIAEVFRAVEKAKSNFTVFAWGLADTTLEDVFIKVAKSAQAFISLS from the exons ATGGTCCGTACGTATTGGTTGATTTCATATGCCTATTTTCTAACTATATCCGTGTTGTATGTCGCTTCTTTGGTGATCTTCGGATCAGTAATAGGACTCAAGTACTTTCGGCTCAATACCTATAGCATCCAGTtcgttttctattttatctacTTGAATCTACAAATCGCTCTTTCCTTTCTTGTTTCTTCAATATTCTCAAAGGTTAAGACTGTTACAG TCGTTGCTTACATAATTGTGTACGGTAGTGGGCTCTTGGGAAGCTTTCTCTTCCAAAAGATGCTTGAAACTCAGTCATTTCCGG AGGAATGGATTGTTGCCTTGGAATTGTATCCTGGGTTTTCTCTATACCGGGGGTTGTATGAGTTCTCACAATATGCCTCCAGGGGAAGTGGGATGAAGTGGCAAGATATCAGTGATAGTGGAATGGGTGAAGTTTTATGCATCATGTCGATAGAGTGGTTTCTGGCTCTCATCATAGCCTTCTATATTGATCAAGTTTTCTCATCTGGGAAGCAccctttctttttcttgaacCCTTCCAAGAAGTCTTCTTCTATACCAAGTAAGCCTACCGTGCAGAGGATGGATTCTAAAAAAGTCTCCATAGACATGGGGAAAATAGATGTCAGTCAGGAG AGGGAAAAGGTGCAACAATTGAGAAATGAAGGTAGCGCAGGGCACGCCATCTTGTGTGACAACTTGAAAAAAGTGTATCCAGGTAGAGATGGTAACCCTCCAAAAATGGCAGTAAGAGGGTTATATCTCGACGTTCCTTCAGGAGAATGCTTCGGCATGCTTGGACCTAATGGCGCTGGAAAAACATCCTTCATCAGTATG ATGACAGGGCTACTCAAACCTTCATCTGGAACAGCATTGGTTCAGGGTTTGGACATATGCAAGGATATGAACAAAGTATACACTAGCATGGGCGTTTGCCCACAACACGA CTTGCTTTGGGAGACACTAACAGGGAGAGAACATCTTCTCTTCTACGGGCGACTCAAGAACTTTAAGGGCTCTGCTCTAAcgcat GCCGTGGAAGAATCTCTAAAGAGTGTAAGCCTTTTCGACGGAGGAGTTGGCGACAAACCTGCTGGAAATTACAGTGGAGGTATGAAAAGGCGGCTTAGTGTCGCTATATCACTTATTGGGAACCCCAAG GTAGTTTATTTGGATGAGCCAAGCACAGGACTTGATCCAGCCTCGAGGAAGAACTTATGGGATGTGATTCAGCGTGCAAAACAAAACACAGCAATTATCCTCACAa CTCACTCGATGGAAGAAGCAGAGTTTCTATGCGATCGATTGGGAATATTCGTAGACGGGGCCTTGCAATGCATAGGAAACTCCAAGGAACTAAAGAGCAGATACGGTGGATCGTATGTGTTCACGATGACAACATCTTCAGAACATGAGGAAGATGTTGAGAGATTGGTATCAACTGTGTCTCCCAACGCCAAGAAAGTATATCATCTCGCTGGTACACAGAAGTTCGAGCTCCCAAAGAACGAAGTTAGGATTGCTGAGGTGTTTAGGGCTGTAGAAAAGGCTAAATCCAACTTCACAGTCTTTGCTTGGGGACTTGCCGACACAACTCTCGAAGATGTCTTCATCAAAGTCGCTAAATCTGCTCAAGCCTTCATTTCCTTGTCTTGA